Below is a genomic region from Petrotoga miotherma DSM 10691.
TTTTATGAAACATTAAGAAGATTAAGTTATAATAAAATAGCAACCGCCCATCATATGGATGATTTATTTGAAACAATGATTTACAGAATTTTGAGAGGGACCGGAATATATGGATTAGGCGGCCTAATTCCTATAGAAGAAGAAATAACAAAACCAATGTTATGTGTTGACTTGGAAGAAATCAAAAATTATGTTACAATTAATAATATAGAGTATGTGGAAGATAAGTACAATTATTCTTTAGATTATGCTAGAAATAAAATAAGATATGAAATCACTCCTTTATTTAAGAAGATCAACCCAAGGTACAAGGAAAGTTTCTTCCGACTTGCAAAAATCATATGGGGTTACAGAGAAGAGGTTAAAAGAAAATTTGAAGAAAGAAGTGAGATAGGGAAAGACTCGTTAAAATTAAAATTAGAAAATGACTTTTTTGATGCCGAAATAATAAGAATAGCGTTTTTGAAGTTTAGTAAATACCCGCCAAATATGGAAGAAACAGAGAAAATCATAAAAATGCGCAATGGCGGAGTAAGAAATATAAACGGACTAAGTATAACGAAAAAAAGCGATACTCTACTTATTAAAATTTGAGATACTTATAGAAGTGAGAAAAGAGGAGGTCTATGTCTTGCAAAACAAAAGAAACCAACCTAGAGTTTTTTGGCTATTATTAATATATATAACAATAGGTATTTTTATATACGTTGGAGTCAACAGCCTTATCGGTACTCAAGATGTTTCAAAAATAGAATATAGTGAGTTAGTTCAAATGTTGGAAGATAAAAAGATTGTTTCTTTAGAAATAGAAGACTCTGGTTATGCTAGAGCAAGAGATCAAGCAGGGCTTTATTACGAGACATATGCCCCAAATCTTTTATCGGACCAACAGTATGTTTATGGACTTGCAAACCAAGGAATAGAGATTAAATATGTCAGGAGCTTGGAAAATAGTTGGTGGATTTCTATCTTAACGTTTCTTTTACCTGTTTTTTTACTTATTTTCCTCTTCACCTTTCTGTTTCGAT
It encodes:
- the tilS gene encoding tRNA lysidine(34) synthetase TilS, which encodes MILQDFEKKIFKFIRDYKIFNKYDKILLGVSGGKDSMSLLHVMSKLSKTMGFEISVAHLNHCMREEADSDESFVRQTCEKLKVPFFSKKVDVFTYSKKNKVGVEVAGRNLRYEFFYETLRRLSYNKIATAHHMDDLFETMIYRILRGTGIYGLGGLIPIEEEITKPMLCVDLEEIKNYVTINNIEYVEDKYNYSLDYARNKIRYEITPLFKKINPRYKESFFRLAKIIWGYREEVKRKFEERSEIGKDSLKLKLENDFFDAEIIRIAFLKFSKYPPNMEETEKIIKMRNGGVRNINGLSITKKSDTLLIKI